A single window of Rhodamnia argentea isolate NSW1041297 chromosome 5, ASM2092103v1, whole genome shotgun sequence DNA harbors:
- the LOC115739948 gene encoding pectinesterase 31 isoform X1: MAARVLTVAQDGTGDFCTVQEAIDVVALGNTCRTVIRVSPGVYKQPLYVPKTKNFITLAGLSPEDTVLTWHNTASKIDHHQASRLIGTGTFGCGSTIVEGEDFIAENITFENSAPEQGSGQAVAIRVTADRCAFYNCRFLGWQDTLYLHYGKQYLRDCYIEGSVDFIFGNSTALLEHCHIHCKSAGFITAQSRKSSQELTGYVFLRCVITGNGGTSYTYLGRPWGPFGRVVYAYTYMDACIKQAGWNNWGKTENERTACFYEYRCFGPGSCPLKRVTWARELIDEEAEQFLVHTFIDPDPGNPWLAQRMAIRIPFCA; encoded by the exons ATGGCGGCTCGGGTGTTGACGGTCGCGCAGGACGGAACCGGGGACTTCTGTACGGTGCAGGAGGCGATAGACGTGGTGGCGCTCGGCAACACTTGTCGGACCGTCATCCGGGTGTCGCCGGGCGTCTACAAGCAGCCCTTGTACGTGCCCAAGACCAAGAACTTCATCACCCTCGCCGGGCTCAGCCCCGAGGACACCGTCCTCACTTGGCACAACACCGCCTCCAAAATCGATCACCACCAG GCGTCTCGTTTGATTGGGACGGGGACGTTTGGGTGTGGGAGCACGATCGTGGAAGGGGAAGATTTCATTGCTGAGAacatcacttttgagaattcgGCTCCTGAG cagggTTCAGGCCAAGCTGTAGCAATTAGGGTAACAGCAGACCGGTGTGCCTTCTACAACTGCAGGTTTCTTGGTTGGCAG GATACATTGTACTTGCATTATGGGAAACAATATTTAAGAGATTGCTACATCGAGGGAAGTGTAGACTTCATCTTTGGCAATAGTACTGCTCTTTTGGAGCACTGTCATATCCATTGCAAGTCAGCAGGTTTCATAACAGCACAAAGCAGGAAGTCTTCTCAGGAATTGACTGGTTATGTGTTCTTAAG ATGTGTCATCACTGGCAATGGAGGAACTTCATACACATATCTGGGACGACCATGGGGACCTTTCGGAAGGGTGGTATATGCATACACATACATGGATGCTTGTATCAAGCAAGCGGGCTGGAATAATTGGGGAAAAACTGAGAATGAAAGAACTGCTTGCTTTTATGAATACAG GTGTTTCGGGCCAGGCAGTTGTCCCTTAAAACGTGTAACATGGGCCAGAGAACTGATAGATGAAGAAGCAGAACAGTTCCTAGTGCATACCTTCATCGACCCTGACCCCGGGAATCCTTGGCTTGCTCAGAGAATGGCCATTAGGATACCATTTTGTGCCTAG
- the LOC115739948 gene encoding pectinesterase 31 isoform X2, giving the protein MAARVLTVAQDGTGDFCTVQEAIDVVALGNTCRTVIRVSPGVYKQPLYVPKTKNFITLAGLSPEDTVLTWHNTASKIDHHQASRLIGTGTFGCGSTIVEGEDFIAENITFENSAPEGSGQAVAIRVTADRCAFYNCRFLGWQDTLYLHYGKQYLRDCYIEGSVDFIFGNSTALLEHCHIHCKSAGFITAQSRKSSQELTGYVFLRCVITGNGGTSYTYLGRPWGPFGRVVYAYTYMDACIKQAGWNNWGKTENERTACFYEYRCFGPGSCPLKRVTWARELIDEEAEQFLVHTFIDPDPGNPWLAQRMAIRIPFCA; this is encoded by the exons ATGGCGGCTCGGGTGTTGACGGTCGCGCAGGACGGAACCGGGGACTTCTGTACGGTGCAGGAGGCGATAGACGTGGTGGCGCTCGGCAACACTTGTCGGACCGTCATCCGGGTGTCGCCGGGCGTCTACAAGCAGCCCTTGTACGTGCCCAAGACCAAGAACTTCATCACCCTCGCCGGGCTCAGCCCCGAGGACACCGTCCTCACTTGGCACAACACCGCCTCCAAAATCGATCACCACCAG GCGTCTCGTTTGATTGGGACGGGGACGTTTGGGTGTGGGAGCACGATCGTGGAAGGGGAAGATTTCATTGCTGAGAacatcacttttgagaattcgGCTCCTGAG ggTTCAGGCCAAGCTGTAGCAATTAGGGTAACAGCAGACCGGTGTGCCTTCTACAACTGCAGGTTTCTTGGTTGGCAG GATACATTGTACTTGCATTATGGGAAACAATATTTAAGAGATTGCTACATCGAGGGAAGTGTAGACTTCATCTTTGGCAATAGTACTGCTCTTTTGGAGCACTGTCATATCCATTGCAAGTCAGCAGGTTTCATAACAGCACAAAGCAGGAAGTCTTCTCAGGAATTGACTGGTTATGTGTTCTTAAG ATGTGTCATCACTGGCAATGGAGGAACTTCATACACATATCTGGGACGACCATGGGGACCTTTCGGAAGGGTGGTATATGCATACACATACATGGATGCTTGTATCAAGCAAGCGGGCTGGAATAATTGGGGAAAAACTGAGAATGAAAGAACTGCTTGCTTTTATGAATACAG GTGTTTCGGGCCAGGCAGTTGTCCCTTAAAACGTGTAACATGGGCCAGAGAACTGATAGATGAAGAAGCAGAACAGTTCCTAGTGCATACCTTCATCGACCCTGACCCCGGGAATCCTTGGCTTGCTCAGAGAATGGCCATTAGGATACCATTTTGTGCCTAG